The following proteins come from a genomic window of Pelmatolapia mariae isolate MD_Pm_ZW linkage group LG17, Pm_UMD_F_2, whole genome shotgun sequence:
- the ppp1r12a gene encoding protein phosphatase 1 regulatory subunit 12A isoform X10, producing MKMADAKQKRNEQLKRWLGSETDQEPPVLKKKKTKVKFDDGAVFLAACSSGDTEEVLRMLDRGADINYANVDGLTALHQACIDDNVDMVTFLVEHGACINQPDNEGWIPLHAAASCGYLDIAEYLISQGASVGVVNSEGETPLDIAEEEAMEELLQNEINRQGVDIEAARKEEERIMLRDARQWLNSGQIQDVRHTKSGGTALHVAAAKGYVEVLKLLIQAGYDVNIKDYDGWTPLHAAAHWGKEEACRILVENLCDMDIMNKMGQTAFDVADEDVLGYLEELQKKQNLLRNEKKDVKKSPLIETTTTGDNNQSLKPIKSKETLLLEPEKSAPRIETLEPEKVDEEEEGKKDESSCSSEEEEEEDSESETEAAEKSKPSAAVSNSTTPTSVTVSSPTSPTNQVTTPTSPVKKVTQPAGKVSTKVEEERKDESPASWRLGLRKTGSYGALAEITATKEAQREKDTTGVMRSASSPRLSTSLDNKDKEKEKDKGTRLAYVAPTIPRRLASTSDIDEKENRDSTALIRSGSYTRRRWDDDLKNSEGSASTIRTPSYQRSGSFGRRHEDLGSSTTSSSTTTSTSSSVTSPTGHRGLYSSLGSSSTRTGSTSLTSRYWSEESAEREKEKESAAVVPTINTGSTTTTTSTTTTTTTGTGTERRRSYLTPKRDEESESQRKARSRQARQSRRSTQGVTLTDLQEAEKTIGRSRTTKTREEEKEEKEKQDKEKQEEKKETETKDDDYRYKYRTYDERSRPSSSSTSTISSVSTASTPSYSSTTSSSSSSLNRPNSLTGITSSYSRSSRDTEKAEADKKEEEKEGEDKSQPRSIRDRRRPREKRRSTGVSFWSQDGDENDPDQQSDSEEGNAKGEPQSDRLFRNESTSSLDRNDTLFTRSYGESRRPYSSRLDKDDATDYKKLYEQTLAENEKLKAQLRDTDLELADLKLQLEKATQRQERYADRSQLEMEKRERRALERKISEMEEELKNLPQVKQVQALRQVKERLQAENRALARVVAKLSQSACSQLPTVDL from the exons GCATGCATAGATGACAATGTCGACATGGTGACTTTCCTGGTGGAGCATGGAGCCTGCATCAACCAGCCTGATAACGAGGGCTGGATCCCCCTCCACGCTGCAGCTTCCTGTGGATACCTAGACATAGCAGA atATCTCATCAGCCAGGGTGCCAGTGTAGGAGTTGTAAACAGTGAGGGCGAGACGCCTCTGGACATTGCCGAAGAGGAGGCAATGGAGGAGCTCCTGCAGAATGAGATCAACCGGCAAG GGGTTGATATCGAGGCAGCCCGGAAAGAGGAGGAGCGCATCATGCTGAGGGATGCCCGGCAGTGGCTCAACAGCGGCCAGATCCAAGACGTGCGGCATACGAAATCTGGAGGAACGGCGCTCCATGTAGCTGCCGCGAAGGGATACGTTGAGGTTTTAAA GCTTTTAATCCAAGCAGGGTATGATGTAAATATTAAGGACTATGATGGCTGGACTCCTCTACATGCAGCAGCACACTGGGGCAAAGAGGAGGCCTGTAGGATACTGGTTGAGAATCTATGTGACATGGACATCATGAATAAAATG GGTCAGACTGCTTTTGATGTAGCAGATGAAGATGTTCTGGGATACTTAGAAGAACTACAGAAGAAACAAAATCTG CTGAGAAATGAGAAGAAAGATGTTAAGAAATCTCCTCTGATTGAAACAACCACCACTGGGGACAACAATCAATCACTGAAGCCAATCAAGAG cAAAGAAACGCTGCTTCTGGAGCCCGAGAAGAGCGCTCCTCGCATCGAGACCTTAGAGCCAGAGAAAGTGGACGAAGAAGAGGAGGGTAAGAAGGATGAATCAAGCTGCTCtagtgaagaagaggaggaagaagattCAGAATCAGAGACTGAAGCAG CAGAAAAGAGCAAGCCCTCAGCAGCAGTGAGCAACAGCACAACACCAACCAGCGTCACGGTGTCTTCTCCAACTAGCCCAACTAACCAGGTGACGACCCCCACTTCACCAGTTAAAAAG GTCACTCAGCCTGCTGGAAAGGTCTCAACTAaagtggaggaggagaggaaggatgAGTCTCCAGCGTCCTGGCGTTTGGGTTTGAGGAAGACGGGCAGCTATGGAGCGCTGGCCGAGATCACTGCCACCAAGGAGGCGCAGAGGGAGAAGGATACCACTGGGGTTATGCGTTCGGCCTCGAGCCCTCGCCTCTCCACATCTCTGGACAACAAAGACAAGGAGAAG GAAAAGGATAAAGGAACCCGGCTTGCCTATGTGGCTCCAACCATTCCCAGGAGACTGGCCAGTACTTCGGACATTGACGAGAAGGAAAACAG GGACTCTACTGCTCTGATACGTAGCGGCTCCTACACCCGGCGACGCTGGGATGACGACCTGAAGAACAGTGAAGGAAGTGCCTCCACCATCCGAACCCCCAGCTACCAGCGCAG CGGCTCATTCGGCAGACGACACGAGGACTTGGGCTCCTCGACCACTTCCTCCTCCacgaccacctccacctcctcatcTGTTACCTCGCCCACGGGCCATCGTGGCCTGTACTCAAGCCTGGGCTCCTCCTCCACTCGCACTGGCTCCACCAGTCTCACCAGCAG GTACTGGTCAGAGGAGAGTgcagagagggagaaggagaaggagtcgGCTGCTGTCGTCCCCACTATAAACACTGGCTCTACTACGACCACCACGTCTACCACTACCACCACTACCACTGGCACTGGCACCGAAAGACGCAG GTCATACTTGACTCCAAAGCGAGATGAGGAGTCGGAGTCTCAGAGGAAAGCTCGCTCCAGACAGGCTCGACAGTCAAGGAGGTCCACCCAG GGTGTGACTCTGACTGATTTACAAGAGGCTGAGAAAACAATCGGCAGGAGTCGTACCACAAAGACTcgggaggaggagaaagaggagaaagagaagCAGGACAAGGAAAAGcaagaggagaagaaggagaCTGAGACAAAGGACGATGATTACCGATACAAGTACCGCACCTACGATGAG CGGTCAAGGCCTTCATCTTCTTCCACCTCCACCATTTCCTCAGTCAGCACTGCCTCCACCCCTTCCTACTCTAGCACCACGTCCTCCAGTTCTAGCTCCCTCAACAGGCCTAACAGTCTGACGGGGATAACCTCCTCCTATAGCCGTTCCTCCAGAGATACAGAAAAGG CAGAAGCAGacaagaaggaggaggaaaaggagggagAGGACAAGTCTCAGCCCCGCTCCATACGGGATCGCAGGCGGCCCCGCGAAAAGAGACGTTCCACTGGGGTCTCCTTCTGGAGTCAGGAT GGTGATGAAAATGACCCCGATCAACAGTCTGACTCGGAGGAGGGCAACGCCAAGGGAGAGCCACAG AGTGACCGATTGTTCAG GAATGAGAGCACTTCATCCTTAGATCGTAATGACACTCTTTTTACCCGTAGCTACGGTGAGAGTCGAAGGCCGTATTCTAGCCGACTGGATAAAGATGACGCCACTGACTACAAGAAg CTCTACGAGCAAACATTAGCTGAGAACGAGAAGTTGAAGGCTCAGTTACGTGACACAGACCTGGAGCTGGCAGACTTGAAGTTACAACTAGAGAAGGCCACACAG AGGCAGGAACGCTACGCTGACCGATCACAGCTTGAGATGGAGAAAAGG GAAAGAAGAGCTCTAGAAAGGAAGATTTCTGAGATGGAGGAGGAACTTAAG AACCTCCCCCAGGTAAAGCAGGTTCAGGCCCTACGCCAGGTTAAGGAGCGGCTGCAGGCTGAGAACCGGGCCCTGGCCCGCGTGGTGGCAAAGCTCTCGCAGTCGGCCTGCAGCCAGCTGCCCACCGTCGACCTCTAA
- the ppp1r12a gene encoding protein phosphatase 1 regulatory subunit 12A isoform X2 yields the protein MKMADAKQKRNEQLKRWLGSETDQEPPVLKKKKTKVKFDDGAVFLAACSSGDTEEVLRMLDRGADINYANVDGLTALHQACIDDNVDMVTFLVEHGACINQPDNEGWIPLHAAASCGYLDIAEYLISQGASVGVVNSEGETPLDIAEEEAMEELLQNEINRQGVDIEAARKEEERIMLRDARQWLNSGQIQDVRHTKSGGTALHVAAAKGYVEVLKLLIQAGYDVNIKDYDGWTPLHAAAHWGKEEACRILVENLCDMDIMNKMGQTAFDVADEDVLGYLEELQKKQNLLRNEKKDVKKSPLIETTTTGDNNQSLKPIKSKETLLLEPEKSAPRIETLEPEKVDEEEEGKKDESSCSSEEEEEEDSESETEAAEKSKPSAAVSNSTTPTSVTVSSPTSPTNQVTTPTSPVKKVTQPAGKVSTKVEEERKDESPASWRLGLRKTGSYGALAEITATKEAQREKDTTGVMRSASSPRLSTSLDNKDKEKEKDKGTRLAYVAPTIPRRLASTSDIDEKENRDSTALIRSGSYTRRRWDDDLKNSEGSASTIRTPSYQRSTSHTLALGRSGSTRDVPAKSSSTSNLDPNTCNTKPWQPPTSHYPSYSIYRSGSFGRRHEDLGSSTTSSSTTTSTSSSVTSPTGHRGLYSSLGSSSTRTGSTSLTSRYWSEESAEREKEKESAAVVPTINTGSTTTTTSTTTTTTTGTGTERRRSYLTPKRDEESESQRKARSRQARQSRRSTQGVTLTDLQEAEKTIGRSRTTKTREEEKEEKEKQDKEKQEEKKETETKDDDYRYKYRTYDERSRPSSSSTSTISSVSTASTPSYSSTTSSSSSSLNRPNSLTGITSSYSRSSRDTEKEADKKEEEKEGEDKSQPRSIRDRRRPREKRRSTGVSFWSQDGDENDPDQQSDSEEGNAKGEPQSDRLFRNESTSSLDRNDTLFTRSYGESRRPYSSRLDKDDATDYKKLYEQTLAENEKLKAQLRDTDLELADLKLQLEKATQRQERYADRSQLEMEKRERRALERKISEMEEELKNLPQVKQVQALRQVKERLQAENRALARVVAKLSQSACSQLPTVDL from the exons GCATGCATAGATGACAATGTCGACATGGTGACTTTCCTGGTGGAGCATGGAGCCTGCATCAACCAGCCTGATAACGAGGGCTGGATCCCCCTCCACGCTGCAGCTTCCTGTGGATACCTAGACATAGCAGA atATCTCATCAGCCAGGGTGCCAGTGTAGGAGTTGTAAACAGTGAGGGCGAGACGCCTCTGGACATTGCCGAAGAGGAGGCAATGGAGGAGCTCCTGCAGAATGAGATCAACCGGCAAG GGGTTGATATCGAGGCAGCCCGGAAAGAGGAGGAGCGCATCATGCTGAGGGATGCCCGGCAGTGGCTCAACAGCGGCCAGATCCAAGACGTGCGGCATACGAAATCTGGAGGAACGGCGCTCCATGTAGCTGCCGCGAAGGGATACGTTGAGGTTTTAAA GCTTTTAATCCAAGCAGGGTATGATGTAAATATTAAGGACTATGATGGCTGGACTCCTCTACATGCAGCAGCACACTGGGGCAAAGAGGAGGCCTGTAGGATACTGGTTGAGAATCTATGTGACATGGACATCATGAATAAAATG GGTCAGACTGCTTTTGATGTAGCAGATGAAGATGTTCTGGGATACTTAGAAGAACTACAGAAGAAACAAAATCTG CTGAGAAATGAGAAGAAAGATGTTAAGAAATCTCCTCTGATTGAAACAACCACCACTGGGGACAACAATCAATCACTGAAGCCAATCAAGAG cAAAGAAACGCTGCTTCTGGAGCCCGAGAAGAGCGCTCCTCGCATCGAGACCTTAGAGCCAGAGAAAGTGGACGAAGAAGAGGAGGGTAAGAAGGATGAATCAAGCTGCTCtagtgaagaagaggaggaagaagattCAGAATCAGAGACTGAAGCAG CAGAAAAGAGCAAGCCCTCAGCAGCAGTGAGCAACAGCACAACACCAACCAGCGTCACGGTGTCTTCTCCAACTAGCCCAACTAACCAGGTGACGACCCCCACTTCACCAGTTAAAAAG GTCACTCAGCCTGCTGGAAAGGTCTCAACTAaagtggaggaggagaggaaggatgAGTCTCCAGCGTCCTGGCGTTTGGGTTTGAGGAAGACGGGCAGCTATGGAGCGCTGGCCGAGATCACTGCCACCAAGGAGGCGCAGAGGGAGAAGGATACCACTGGGGTTATGCGTTCGGCCTCGAGCCCTCGCCTCTCCACATCTCTGGACAACAAAGACAAGGAGAAG GAAAAGGATAAAGGAACCCGGCTTGCCTATGTGGCTCCAACCATTCCCAGGAGACTGGCCAGTACTTCGGACATTGACGAGAAGGAAAACAG GGACTCTACTGCTCTGATACGTAGCGGCTCCTACACCCGGCGACGCTGGGATGACGACCTGAAGAACAGTGAAGGAAGTGCCTCCACCATCCGAACCCCCAGCTACCAGCGCAG CACTTCCCATACGCTAGCGCTAGGGCGGAGCGGCAGCACGCGGGACGTGCCAGCCAAGTCTTCGTCAACCTCCAACTTGGACCCTAACACCTGTAATACTAAACCCTGGCAGCCACCCACCTCCCACTACCCGTCTTACAGCATTTACCGCAG CGGCTCATTCGGCAGACGACACGAGGACTTGGGCTCCTCGACCACTTCCTCCTCCacgaccacctccacctcctcatcTGTTACCTCGCCCACGGGCCATCGTGGCCTGTACTCAAGCCTGGGCTCCTCCTCCACTCGCACTGGCTCCACCAGTCTCACCAGCAG GTACTGGTCAGAGGAGAGTgcagagagggagaaggagaaggagtcgGCTGCTGTCGTCCCCACTATAAACACTGGCTCTACTACGACCACCACGTCTACCACTACCACCACTACCACTGGCACTGGCACCGAAAGACGCAG GTCATACTTGACTCCAAAGCGAGATGAGGAGTCGGAGTCTCAGAGGAAAGCTCGCTCCAGACAGGCTCGACAGTCAAGGAGGTCCACCCAG GGTGTGACTCTGACTGATTTACAAGAGGCTGAGAAAACAATCGGCAGGAGTCGTACCACAAAGACTcgggaggaggagaaagaggagaaagagaagCAGGACAAGGAAAAGcaagaggagaagaaggagaCTGAGACAAAGGACGATGATTACCGATACAAGTACCGCACCTACGATGAG CGGTCAAGGCCTTCATCTTCTTCCACCTCCACCATTTCCTCAGTCAGCACTGCCTCCACCCCTTCCTACTCTAGCACCACGTCCTCCAGTTCTAGCTCCCTCAACAGGCCTAACAGTCTGACGGGGATAACCTCCTCCTATAGCCGTTCCTCCAGAGATACAGAAAAGG AAGCAGacaagaaggaggaggaaaaggagggagAGGACAAGTCTCAGCCCCGCTCCATACGGGATCGCAGGCGGCCCCGCGAAAAGAGACGTTCCACTGGGGTCTCCTTCTGGAGTCAGGAT GGTGATGAAAATGACCCCGATCAACAGTCTGACTCGGAGGAGGGCAACGCCAAGGGAGAGCCACAG AGTGACCGATTGTTCAG GAATGAGAGCACTTCATCCTTAGATCGTAATGACACTCTTTTTACCCGTAGCTACGGTGAGAGTCGAAGGCCGTATTCTAGCCGACTGGATAAAGATGACGCCACTGACTACAAGAAg CTCTACGAGCAAACATTAGCTGAGAACGAGAAGTTGAAGGCTCAGTTACGTGACACAGACCTGGAGCTGGCAGACTTGAAGTTACAACTAGAGAAGGCCACACAG AGGCAGGAACGCTACGCTGACCGATCACAGCTTGAGATGGAGAAAAGG GAAAGAAGAGCTCTAGAAAGGAAGATTTCTGAGATGGAGGAGGAACTTAAG AACCTCCCCCAGGTAAAGCAGGTTCAGGCCCTACGCCAGGTTAAGGAGCGGCTGCAGGCTGAGAACCGGGCCCTGGCCCGCGTGGTGGCAAAGCTCTCGCAGTCGGCCTGCAGCCAGCTGCCCACCGTCGACCTCTAA
- the ppp1r12a gene encoding protein phosphatase 1 regulatory subunit 12A isoform X8 has protein sequence MKMADAKQKRNEQLKRWLGSETDQEPPVLKKKKTKVKFDDGAVFLAACSSGDTEEVLRMLDRGADINYANVDGLTALHQACIDDNVDMVTFLVEHGACINQPDNEGWIPLHAAASCGYLDIAEYLISQGASVGVVNSEGETPLDIAEEEAMEELLQNEINRQGVDIEAARKEEERIMLRDARQWLNSGQIQDVRHTKSGGTALHVAAAKGYVEVLKLLIQAGYDVNIKDYDGWTPLHAAAHWGKEEACRILVENLCDMDIMNKMGQTAFDVADEDVLGYLEELQKKQNLLRNEKKDVKKSPLIETTTTGDNNQSLKPIKSKETLLLEPEKSAPRIETLEPEKVDEEEEGKKDESSCSSEEEEEEDSESETEAAEKSKPSAAVSNSTTPTSVTVSSPTSPTNQVTTPTSPVKKVTQPAGKVSTKVEEERKDESPASWRLGLRKTGSYGALAEITATKEAQREKDTTGVMRSASSPRLSTSLDNKDKEKEKDKGTRLAYVAPTIPRRLASTSDIDEKENRDSTALIRSGSYTRRRWDDDLKNSEGSASTIRTPSYQRSTSHTLALGRSGSTRDVPAKSSSTSNLDPNTCNTKPWQPPTSHYPSYSIYRSGSFGRRHEDLGSSTTSSSTTTSTSSSVTSPTGHRGLYSSLGSSSTRTGSTSLTSRYWSEESAEREKEKESAAVVPTINTGSTTTTTSTTTTTTTGTGTERRRSYLTPKRDEESESQRKARSRQARQSRRSTQGVTLTDLQEAEKTIGRSRTTKTREEEKEEKEKQDKEKQEEKKETETKDDDYRYKYRTYDERSRPSSSSTSTISSVSTASTPSYSSTTSSSSSSLNRPNSLTGITSSYSRSSRDTEKEADKKEEEKEGEDKSQPRSIRDRRRPREKRRSTGVSFWSQDGDENDPDQQSDSEEGNAKGEPQSDRLFRNESTSSLDRNDTLFTRSYGESRRPYSSRLDKDDATDYKKLYEQTLAENEKLKAQLRDTDLELADLKLQLEKATQRQERYADRSQLEMEKRERRALERKISEMEEELKMLPDLKADNQRLKDENGALIRVISKLSK, from the exons GCATGCATAGATGACAATGTCGACATGGTGACTTTCCTGGTGGAGCATGGAGCCTGCATCAACCAGCCTGATAACGAGGGCTGGATCCCCCTCCACGCTGCAGCTTCCTGTGGATACCTAGACATAGCAGA atATCTCATCAGCCAGGGTGCCAGTGTAGGAGTTGTAAACAGTGAGGGCGAGACGCCTCTGGACATTGCCGAAGAGGAGGCAATGGAGGAGCTCCTGCAGAATGAGATCAACCGGCAAG GGGTTGATATCGAGGCAGCCCGGAAAGAGGAGGAGCGCATCATGCTGAGGGATGCCCGGCAGTGGCTCAACAGCGGCCAGATCCAAGACGTGCGGCATACGAAATCTGGAGGAACGGCGCTCCATGTAGCTGCCGCGAAGGGATACGTTGAGGTTTTAAA GCTTTTAATCCAAGCAGGGTATGATGTAAATATTAAGGACTATGATGGCTGGACTCCTCTACATGCAGCAGCACACTGGGGCAAAGAGGAGGCCTGTAGGATACTGGTTGAGAATCTATGTGACATGGACATCATGAATAAAATG GGTCAGACTGCTTTTGATGTAGCAGATGAAGATGTTCTGGGATACTTAGAAGAACTACAGAAGAAACAAAATCTG CTGAGAAATGAGAAGAAAGATGTTAAGAAATCTCCTCTGATTGAAACAACCACCACTGGGGACAACAATCAATCACTGAAGCCAATCAAGAG cAAAGAAACGCTGCTTCTGGAGCCCGAGAAGAGCGCTCCTCGCATCGAGACCTTAGAGCCAGAGAAAGTGGACGAAGAAGAGGAGGGTAAGAAGGATGAATCAAGCTGCTCtagtgaagaagaggaggaagaagattCAGAATCAGAGACTGAAGCAG CAGAAAAGAGCAAGCCCTCAGCAGCAGTGAGCAACAGCACAACACCAACCAGCGTCACGGTGTCTTCTCCAACTAGCCCAACTAACCAGGTGACGACCCCCACTTCACCAGTTAAAAAG GTCACTCAGCCTGCTGGAAAGGTCTCAACTAaagtggaggaggagaggaaggatgAGTCTCCAGCGTCCTGGCGTTTGGGTTTGAGGAAGACGGGCAGCTATGGAGCGCTGGCCGAGATCACTGCCACCAAGGAGGCGCAGAGGGAGAAGGATACCACTGGGGTTATGCGTTCGGCCTCGAGCCCTCGCCTCTCCACATCTCTGGACAACAAAGACAAGGAGAAG GAAAAGGATAAAGGAACCCGGCTTGCCTATGTGGCTCCAACCATTCCCAGGAGACTGGCCAGTACTTCGGACATTGACGAGAAGGAAAACAG GGACTCTACTGCTCTGATACGTAGCGGCTCCTACACCCGGCGACGCTGGGATGACGACCTGAAGAACAGTGAAGGAAGTGCCTCCACCATCCGAACCCCCAGCTACCAGCGCAG CACTTCCCATACGCTAGCGCTAGGGCGGAGCGGCAGCACGCGGGACGTGCCAGCCAAGTCTTCGTCAACCTCCAACTTGGACCCTAACACCTGTAATACTAAACCCTGGCAGCCACCCACCTCCCACTACCCGTCTTACAGCATTTACCGCAG CGGCTCATTCGGCAGACGACACGAGGACTTGGGCTCCTCGACCACTTCCTCCTCCacgaccacctccacctcctcatcTGTTACCTCGCCCACGGGCCATCGTGGCCTGTACTCAAGCCTGGGCTCCTCCTCCACTCGCACTGGCTCCACCAGTCTCACCAGCAG GTACTGGTCAGAGGAGAGTgcagagagggagaaggagaaggagtcgGCTGCTGTCGTCCCCACTATAAACACTGGCTCTACTACGACCACCACGTCTACCACTACCACCACTACCACTGGCACTGGCACCGAAAGACGCAG GTCATACTTGACTCCAAAGCGAGATGAGGAGTCGGAGTCTCAGAGGAAAGCTCGCTCCAGACAGGCTCGACAGTCAAGGAGGTCCACCCAG GGTGTGACTCTGACTGATTTACAAGAGGCTGAGAAAACAATCGGCAGGAGTCGTACCACAAAGACTcgggaggaggagaaagaggagaaagagaagCAGGACAAGGAAAAGcaagaggagaagaaggagaCTGAGACAAAGGACGATGATTACCGATACAAGTACCGCACCTACGATGAG CGGTCAAGGCCTTCATCTTCTTCCACCTCCACCATTTCCTCAGTCAGCACTGCCTCCACCCCTTCCTACTCTAGCACCACGTCCTCCAGTTCTAGCTCCCTCAACAGGCCTAACAGTCTGACGGGGATAACCTCCTCCTATAGCCGTTCCTCCAGAGATACAGAAAAGG AAGCAGacaagaaggaggaggaaaaggagggagAGGACAAGTCTCAGCCCCGCTCCATACGGGATCGCAGGCGGCCCCGCGAAAAGAGACGTTCCACTGGGGTCTCCTTCTGGAGTCAGGAT GGTGATGAAAATGACCCCGATCAACAGTCTGACTCGGAGGAGGGCAACGCCAAGGGAGAGCCACAG AGTGACCGATTGTTCAG GAATGAGAGCACTTCATCCTTAGATCGTAATGACACTCTTTTTACCCGTAGCTACGGTGAGAGTCGAAGGCCGTATTCTAGCCGACTGGATAAAGATGACGCCACTGACTACAAGAAg CTCTACGAGCAAACATTAGCTGAGAACGAGAAGTTGAAGGCTCAGTTACGTGACACAGACCTGGAGCTGGCAGACTTGAAGTTACAACTAGAGAAGGCCACACAG AGGCAGGAACGCTACGCTGACCGATCACAGCTTGAGATGGAGAAAAGG GAAAGAAGAGCTCTAGAAAGGAAGATTTCTGAGATGGAGGAGGAACTTAAG ATGCTCCCAGACTTGAAAGCAGACAACCAGAGACTAAAGGACGAGAACGGAGCGCTCATTCGAGTCATTAGCAAGCTTTCCAAGTAG